One window from the genome of Paenibacillus azoreducens encodes:
- a CDS encoding general stress protein, translated as MNSTNHAKSYAKVVNNGIQAVEEVNRLRNSGYLRDDIYVLAHDGDRTDRIADTASANEIGIKEEGMFDALANVFRSRGDQLRTKITSLGFTEAEAQFYERELDLGKVLVIAGKE; from the coding sequence ATGAATTCAACTAACCATGCAAAATCTTATGCAAAGGTCGTAAACAACGGAATTCAAGCCGTTGAGGAAGTGAACCGTCTCCGGAACAGCGGATATCTGCGTGATGATATCTATGTACTGGCCCATGACGGCGACCGGACGGACCGGATTGCCGACACGGCAAGCGCAAACGAGATAGGCATCAAAGAAGAAGGCATGTTTGATGCTCTTGCCAATGTATTTCGTTCCCGGGGTGACCAGCTTCGGACCAAAATCACTTCTCTAGGGTTTACGGAAGCTGAAGCCCAGTTTTACGAGAGAGAGCTCGATCTTGGCAAAGTGCTTGTCATAGCTGGAAAAGAGTAG
- a CDS encoding DUF948 domain-containing protein gives MLVGVSVAVIAAAFVVLVIYLVKTLVAAKDSLEQAAKTLQEIQQTVDELGYEVKQVVRQASEVTADVQHKMKLIDPVMDSVNHVGEALSEITLAAKQASAAMVQGFRQTKARRGVRPSAARPASPAPEERPQSSYTAGGEAASKKSDPGWMKWADIAATVWQKVRS, from the coding sequence ATGCTCGTTGGAGTTAGTGTTGCCGTTATTGCCGCTGCTTTTGTCGTTTTGGTCATCTATTTGGTCAAAACGCTCGTAGCTGCAAAAGATTCGCTTGAGCAAGCGGCTAAAACGCTGCAGGAGATCCAGCAGACCGTCGATGAGCTCGGCTATGAGGTCAAGCAGGTTGTCAGGCAGGCCAGCGAAGTGACCGCAGATGTCCAGCACAAAATGAAGCTGATTGATCCGGTAATGGATTCGGTCAATCATGTGGGCGAGGCGCTCAGCGAAATTACGCTCGCTGCGAAACAAGCCTCTGCAGCCATGGTTCAGGGTTTTAGGCAGACCAAAGCCAGAAGGGGTGTTCGTCCATCTGCCGCTCGGCCTGCATCCCCGGCACCGGAAGAGCGTCCGCAGTCGTCTTATACGGCCGGGGGCGAAGCTGCCTCAAAAAAATCAGACCCAGGCTGGATGAAATGGGCGGATATTGCAGCTACCGTATGGCAGAAGGTCCGCAGTTAA
- a CDS encoding SGNH/GDSL hydrolase family protein, which translates to MDVISKENAVILFQGDSITDANRDRGFLQNHFIGQSYVFLIAAKLATDYAEKNPQFINRGISGNRVSDLYARWNEDAFSLQPDAISILIGVNDAWRTMSEEPSGVTDRFERAYRHLLEETKEVLPNTRLILCEPFILQGSATEGKWDEWQKLVGKYQGIVRRLAEEFGTVFVPLQDALDEAAKRAEPTYWLYDGVHPSGAGHEVIARRWLEVVEKSGLV; encoded by the coding sequence ATGGACGTGATTTCGAAAGAAAACGCAGTAATTTTGTTCCAAGGGGATTCGATCACAGATGCAAACCGGGATAGAGGATTTCTTCAAAATCATTTTATCGGCCAAAGCTATGTATTTTTGATTGCGGCCAAGCTGGCGACTGATTATGCGGAAAAAAATCCGCAATTCATTAACCGGGGGATCAGCGGCAACCGGGTCTCCGATTTGTATGCCCGCTGGAATGAGGATGCATTCAGCTTGCAGCCGGATGCAATCAGCATCCTGATCGGAGTGAATGACGCGTGGCGAACGATGTCGGAAGAGCCAAGCGGCGTAACGGACCGTTTTGAAAGAGCTTACAGACATTTGCTTGAAGAGACGAAGGAAGTTTTGCCAAACACCCGTTTAATCCTATGCGAACCGTTTATACTTCAAGGATCTGCGACGGAAGGGAAATGGGATGAGTGGCAGAAGCTGGTCGGCAAATATCAAGGTATTGTGCGCCGGCTCGCGGAAGAGTTCGGTACGGTTTTTGTGCCTCTGCAGGATGCATTGGATGAGGCCGCAAAAAGAGCCGAACCTACCTATTGGCTGTATGACGGAGTGCATCCGTCGGGAGCCGGGCATGAAGTGATTGCCAGACGCTGGCTGGAAGTCGTCGAAAAAAGCGGTTTAGTATAA
- a CDS encoding C40 family peptidase: MINIKKILLGCLLVSAAVSTAIMVPADSKAQAAAAVTQKNETLQTGIIQATVRLRDKPSMSSEVVGYLKNGEKVTILDKSTVYFYKVKTSSGQVGYTSSADKYITLAEDGAPGTESGSGSSSESGSSNKPDHDSGTVTPAPGTNVSAAIEQMVQTGMKYLGTPYEYGSDRNQTNTFDCSAFTRQIFKEGANITLPMDSRQQGTWVKENSKAVYNPDQLKRGDLVFFMSYKGSGASAYAGVNKDQERITHVAVYLGDNKLLHTYSTEAGGVVVTDFSNSWKLRFLYGGSVIK; encoded by the coding sequence ATGATTAACATCAAGAAAATTTTGCTTGGATGCCTGCTTGTTTCTGCGGCGGTTTCCACGGCAATCATGGTCCCGGCAGATTCCAAGGCTCAAGCTGCTGCAGCAGTGACGCAAAAGAATGAAACTTTGCAAACAGGCATTATTCAGGCCACTGTAAGACTAAGGGACAAGCCTTCGATGTCGAGCGAGGTTGTAGGTTACTTGAAAAACGGCGAAAAGGTAACGATCCTTGACAAAAGCACTGTTTATTTTTATAAAGTGAAAACCTCGTCGGGGCAAGTGGGCTATACCAGTTCCGCGGATAAATACATAACGCTTGCAGAGGATGGGGCTCCCGGAACGGAATCCGGATCAGGATCAAGTTCGGAATCGGGATCATCCAACAAGCCGGATCATGACTCCGGTACCGTAACGCCAGCTCCCGGAACGAATGTCAGCGCAGCCATTGAGCAGATGGTTCAAACCGGCATGAAATATTTGGGCACTCCTTATGAATATGGTTCCGACCGCAATCAGACGAACACATTCGACTGCTCGGCGTTTACCCGCCAAATATTCAAAGAAGGGGCAAACATTACGCTCCCGATGGATTCCCGCCAGCAAGGAACCTGGGTGAAGGAAAACAGCAAGGCTGTTTACAATCCTGATCAGCTGAAACGCGGTGATCTGGTGTTTTTTATGAGCTATAAAGGTTCAGGCGCTTCCGCATATGCAGGGGTGAATAAGGATCAGGAGCGGATTACCCATGTGGCCGTATATCTAGGGGACAATAAGCTGCTGCATACGTATTCCACTGAAGCCGGGGGCGTTGTGGTCACGGACTTCAGCAACTCATGGAAGCTGCGTTTCCTGTATGGAGGCAGCGTAATCAAATAA